In Nocardioides cavernae, a single genomic region encodes these proteins:
- a CDS encoding TerC family protein, protein MSSIASPTLWFITIGVVLALLVVDFIATRRPHEVSMKEAVGWSAFYVALPLAFGLYVWNVHGGDRGLEYYTGYLVEKTLSVDNLFVFMLLLAAFAVPEVLKQRVLLYGIIGALLLRGIFIALGAAALSRFDWVFLIFGAILLLTGVKLLRDAIRGQEHDVDVAEMRIVKLLRRFMPVSDEYDGAKLTVVRKGVRMLTPFALVTAAVFATDIVFAVDSVPAVYGITGDPYLVFVTNAFALLGLRALYFVLEGALSALVHLSYGLAAILGFIGFKLVLHWAHLVWPSIPDVPTLASLFVIVGILAVTITTSLVASRRQKARELATVG, encoded by the coding sequence ATGTCGTCCATCGCGTCCCCCACCCTGTGGTTCATCACCATCGGAGTGGTGCTCGCCCTGCTCGTCGTCGACTTCATCGCCACCCGCCGTCCGCACGAGGTCTCGATGAAGGAGGCCGTCGGCTGGTCGGCGTTCTACGTCGCGCTGCCGCTGGCCTTCGGCCTCTACGTCTGGAACGTCCACGGCGGCGACCGTGGGCTGGAGTACTACACCGGCTACCTCGTCGAGAAGACGTTGAGCGTCGACAACCTGTTCGTCTTCATGCTGCTCCTCGCCGCCTTCGCGGTGCCCGAGGTGCTCAAGCAGCGCGTCCTGCTGTACGGCATCATCGGCGCGCTCCTGCTGCGCGGCATCTTCATCGCCCTCGGCGCCGCCGCCCTGTCCCGCTTCGACTGGGTGTTCCTGATCTTCGGCGCGATCCTGCTGCTCACCGGCGTCAAGCTGCTGCGTGACGCGATCCGCGGCCAGGAGCACGACGTCGACGTGGCCGAGATGCGCATCGTGAAGCTGCTGCGCCGCTTCATGCCGGTCAGCGACGAGTACGACGGCGCGAAGCTCACCGTGGTCCGGAAGGGCGTGCGGATGCTGACGCCCTTCGCGCTGGTGACCGCCGCCGTGTTCGCCACCGACATCGTCTTCGCCGTCGACTCGGTGCCGGCGGTCTACGGCATCACCGGCGACCCCTACCTCGTCTTCGTCACCAACGCGTTCGCCCTGCTCGGCCTCCGTGCGCTCTACTTCGTGCTCGAGGGCGCGCTGAGCGCGCTGGTGCACCTGAGCTACGGCCTGGCCGCGATCCTGGGCTTCATCGGGTTCAAGCTGGTGCTGCACTGGGCGCACCTGGTGTGGCCGTCGATCCCCGACGTGCCGACCCTCGCCTCGCTGTTCGTGATCGTCGGCATCCTGGCCGTCACGATCACCACGAGCCTGGTCGCCAGCCGCCGGCAGAAGGCGCGCGAGCTGGCGACCGTGGGCTGA
- a CDS encoding LysE family translocator, translating into MPSSSQWAAFLVASILFIQVPGPSLLFTIGRALTVGRREALLSVVGNALGVVAQVVLVAVGLGAVVAASATAYTAVKVLGAAYVVWLGVQAIRHRSDARLAMATQAPARRGHPVRIGFTVGATNPKTIVFFVAFLPQFTDPSGPVALQTMLLGLVFGVMAAVSDSTWAIAAGTARTWFARRPTRLDTLSATGGTMMIGLGATMLAVE; encoded by the coding sequence ATGCCGTCGTCGAGCCAGTGGGCCGCCTTCCTCGTCGCCTCGATCCTCTTCATCCAGGTGCCGGGCCCGAGCCTGCTCTTCACCATCGGCCGCGCGCTGACCGTCGGCCGGCGCGAGGCGCTGCTCTCGGTCGTCGGCAACGCCCTCGGGGTGGTGGCCCAGGTCGTCCTCGTCGCGGTCGGGCTCGGCGCCGTCGTGGCCGCGAGCGCGACGGCGTACACCGCGGTGAAGGTCCTCGGCGCGGCGTACGTCGTGTGGCTCGGCGTGCAGGCCATCCGGCACCGCAGCGACGCGCGGCTCGCGATGGCCACCCAGGCGCCGGCCCGGCGCGGGCACCCCGTGCGGATCGGCTTCACCGTGGGGGCGACCAACCCGAAGACCATCGTGTTCTTCGTGGCCTTCCTCCCGCAGTTCACCGACCCGAGCGGCCCGGTGGCGCTGCAGACGATGCTGCTCGGCCTCGTCTTCGGCGTCATGGCCGCCGTGTCCGACAGCACGTGGGCGATCGCCGCGGGGACGGCACGCACCTGGTTCGCGCGCCGTCCCACCCGGCTCGACACCCTCAGCGCCACCGGCGGCACGATGATGATCGGCCTCGGCGCGACCATGCTCGCCGTCGAGTAG
- a CDS encoding GNAT family N-acetyltransferase codes for MGDDALSGPLVAAVRDRFVAVNGDHPMTDEDDAYVREHFVEATPAAMEQMLAGRLPLPSYVLSDGTPMVPAAYGELAEVAGGVDRLHDWFAAFWPDDPATAEDEWGHYLSGRYVCLKEVSPIRIRMKTTRVAEASAAVEVLCRDPHDPIGRGLLGQAVDGVLAVPGLDSLLLPMTTYDRLRFGGPTVRETWVDGPRAEFLTPVAPGWPLRTERLLLRPFRAGDEAALTEAWADEAYTSMLLSGTMNEAEVAEMVRRRTQPGDGHFVGLVVEHGGEVVGDSVLILQGTGLSEGEIGWTILPQHAGRGYATEAARAVLRLGFEHYGLRRIVANLDARNDRSAALCERLGMRREVHRLSDFWSKGRWTDSYEYALLREEWRGQS; via the coding sequence GTGGGAGATGACGCGCTGAGCGGCCCTCTGGTCGCGGCTGTCCGGGACCGTTTCGTCGCCGTCAACGGCGACCACCCGATGACCGACGAGGACGACGCCTACGTCCGGGAGCACTTCGTCGAGGCCACGCCCGCGGCGATGGAGCAGATGCTGGCCGGTCGCCTCCCGCTGCCGTCGTACGTCCTCTCCGACGGCACGCCGATGGTGCCCGCCGCGTACGGCGAGCTCGCCGAGGTCGCCGGTGGGGTCGACCGGCTGCACGACTGGTTCGCCGCCTTCTGGCCGGACGACCCGGCCACCGCCGAGGACGAGTGGGGCCACTACCTCTCGGGGCGGTACGTCTGCCTCAAGGAGGTCTCGCCGATCCGGATCCGGATGAAGACCACGCGCGTCGCCGAGGCGTCGGCCGCGGTCGAGGTCCTGTGCCGCGACCCGCACGACCCGATCGGGCGCGGCCTGCTCGGCCAGGCCGTCGACGGCGTGCTGGCCGTGCCGGGCCTCGACTCCCTCCTGCTGCCGATGACGACGTACGACCGGCTGCGCTTCGGCGGGCCGACGGTGCGCGAGACCTGGGTCGACGGACCGCGCGCGGAGTTCCTCACGCCCGTCGCACCCGGCTGGCCCTTGCGCACCGAACGGCTGCTGCTGCGCCCGTTCCGGGCCGGCGACGAGGCCGCTCTCACCGAGGCCTGGGCCGACGAGGCTTACACCAGCATGCTGCTCAGCGGCACCATGAACGAAGCCGAGGTCGCGGAGATGGTGCGCCGGCGCACCCAGCCGGGCGACGGGCACTTCGTCGGGCTGGTGGTCGAGCACGGCGGCGAGGTCGTCGGCGACTCGGTCCTCATCCTCCAGGGCACCGGCCTCAGCGAGGGCGAGATCGGGTGGACGATCCTCCCCCAGCACGCCGGTCGCGGCTACGCCACCGAGGCCGCGCGGGCCGTGCTCCGCCTCGGCTTCGAGCACTACGGGCTGCGCCGCATCGTGGCCAACCTCGACGCCCGCAACGACCGCTCCGCCGCCCTCTGCGAGCGCCTCGGGATGCGCCGCGAGGTGCACCGGCTCAGCGACTTCTGGTCCAAGGGCCGGTGGACCGACTCCTACGAGTACGCCCTTCTCCGCGAGGAGTGGCGCGGGCAGTCCTGA
- a CDS encoding dihydrolipoyl dehydrogenase family protein has product METVEYDVVVIGAGPAGENAAQYAVEGTGMTAVLIERELLGGECSYWACIPSKALLRPIAVADVTADLPGVSTAHVAPKALLERRDTWVSNYDDSGQADWAKGAGLAVLRGDARIAGERTVRVSSADGDVVVRARRAVVIATGSAAHVPEVYADALPWDSRDATGVVDVPERLVVVGGGVVACEAATWMAALGSSVTLVVRGHRLLSRTEPFAGEAVLAGLRERGVTVLLGTSVEAVRRSDPEATGTGRVHGGPVTLTTTHGELEADEVLLAIGRSPRLDDLGLSSVDLTADHVTGGRLPEWLYAVGDATGGPPLTHWGKHQARVVGARIAARAAGEVAWEPDREAPVPQVVFAEPEVASVGLTEAQARDEGHEVVVTRVPTASAAGTSLLRDHVAGESQLVVDAHTRLLLGATFVGTGAGEMLHAATVAITGGVPVHVLRHAVPSYPTASELWLRLLEELPPSFRTPPGV; this is encoded by the coding sequence ATGGAGACAGTCGAGTACGACGTCGTGGTCATCGGTGCCGGCCCCGCCGGGGAGAACGCGGCGCAGTACGCCGTGGAGGGCACCGGCATGACGGCGGTCCTGATCGAGCGTGAGCTGCTCGGCGGCGAGTGCAGCTACTGGGCCTGCATCCCCAGCAAGGCGCTGCTGCGCCCGATCGCGGTGGCCGACGTGACGGCCGACCTGCCGGGTGTCTCGACGGCACACGTCGCCCCCAAGGCGCTGCTCGAGCGCCGGGACACGTGGGTCTCGAACTACGACGACTCCGGCCAGGCCGACTGGGCGAAGGGTGCGGGCCTCGCGGTCCTGCGCGGCGACGCCCGGATCGCCGGCGAGCGGACGGTGCGGGTCTCGTCGGCCGACGGCGACGTCGTCGTCCGGGCGCGGCGGGCCGTGGTGATCGCCACCGGCAGCGCGGCGCACGTCCCCGAGGTGTACGCCGACGCGCTGCCGTGGGACTCGCGCGACGCCACCGGCGTGGTGGACGTGCCCGAACGCCTGGTCGTCGTCGGCGGAGGCGTGGTGGCGTGCGAGGCGGCGACCTGGATGGCCGCGCTCGGGTCGTCGGTGACCCTGGTCGTCCGCGGCCACCGGCTGCTGAGCCGCACCGAGCCCTTCGCCGGCGAGGCCGTGCTCGCCGGGCTGCGCGAGCGCGGCGTGACCGTGCTGCTCGGCACCTCCGTCGAGGCCGTGCGCCGTTCGGACCCCGAGGCCACCGGCACCGGGCGCGTCCACGGCGGGCCCGTCACGCTGACCACCACCCACGGCGAGCTGGAGGCCGACGAGGTGCTGCTCGCCATCGGCCGGAGCCCGCGGCTCGACGACCTCGGCCTGTCGTCGGTGGACCTGACGGCCGACCACGTCACCGGCGGCCGGCTGCCTGAGTGGCTGTACGCCGTCGGCGACGCCACCGGCGGCCCGCCCCTCACCCACTGGGGCAAGCACCAGGCCCGGGTGGTCGGGGCCCGGATCGCGGCCCGCGCCGCGGGCGAGGTCGCGTGGGAGCCCGACCGCGAGGCGCCGGTGCCCCAGGTCGTCTTCGCCGAGCCCGAGGTCGCCAGCGTCGGGCTCACCGAGGCCCAGGCCCGCGACGAGGGTCACGAGGTGGTGGTGACCCGGGTCCCGACCGCCTCGGCCGCCGGCACCAGCCTGCTGCGCGACCACGTCGCCGGCGAGTCCCAGCTGGTCGTCGACGCCCACACCCGCCTGCTGCTCGGTGCCACCTTCGTCGGCACCGGGGCCGGCGAGATGCTCCACGCGGCGACCGTGGCGATCACGGGCGGCGTGCCGGTGCACGTGCTGCGCCACGCCGTGCCGTCGTACCCCACCGCCTCGGAGCTCTGGCTCCGCCTCCTCGAGGAGCTGCCGCCGTCCTTCCGGACTCCCCCGGGCGTGTGA
- a CDS encoding DUF2087 domain-containing protein: MTRNSDFKQVVRARMAATGEGYTAARAALEQEAYDAARAEQERLVGRLFTGGRIERVPAKRKVRTAVLLEVLSRFEPGRDYSEPEVNEVLLGVHEDFAYLRRELVNYRYLQRADGRYRTVAQAPARSAIERQEIPAWEAHWLPGFLAGDFRRDR; the protein is encoded by the coding sequence ATGACCAGGAACAGTGACTTCAAGCAGGTCGTCCGCGCCCGCATGGCCGCGACCGGCGAGGGCTACACCGCCGCGCGTGCGGCGCTCGAGCAGGAGGCGTACGACGCCGCGCGCGCCGAGCAGGAGCGACTCGTCGGGCGGCTCTTCACCGGCGGGCGCATCGAGCGGGTGCCGGCGAAGCGCAAGGTGCGCACGGCGGTGCTGCTCGAGGTGCTCAGCCGCTTCGAGCCCGGCCGGGACTACTCCGAGCCCGAGGTCAACGAGGTGCTGCTCGGGGTGCACGAGGACTTCGCCTACCTGCGCCGCGAGCTGGTGAACTACCGCTACCTCCAGCGGGCGGACGGTCGCTACCGGACCGTCGCTCAGGCACCGGCGCGATCGGCGATCGAGCGCCAGGAGATCCCGGCGTGGGAGGCGCACTGGCTCCCCGGCTTCCTCGCGGGGGACTTCCGCCGCGACCGGTGA
- a CDS encoding ATP-binding protein, which yields MDPIRNPYAPGAGQRPPELAGRDEQLAAFGVVLERVANGRPERSLVLTGLRGVGKTVLLNALRGAAVRKGWGTGKLEARPGQGLRRPLSSALHQAVRELGHRDEDSVDHVLGVIKSFAHRDSGAGAKLKDQWSPGIDAAAVRGRADSGDIEIDLVELFTDLGGLAADVGKGIGIFIDEMQDLGPDDVSALCAACHELSQSGLPVIVVGAGLPHLPAVLSASKSYSERLFRYQRIDRLSREAADRALEAPAADEDAAYDPDALAAMYDATGGYPYFIQAYGKAVWDLAPRSPITAADVAVAAPEAESELAVGFFGSRYERATPGERDYLMAMADVALTQAGAGGDEDSVPSSDVAASLGKKPQSLSPARDSLLKKGLVYSGERGRIAFTVPHFGRYLRERG from the coding sequence GTGGACCCGATCCGGAACCCCTATGCCCCCGGCGCCGGGCAGCGCCCGCCCGAGCTCGCCGGCCGCGACGAGCAGCTCGCGGCCTTCGGCGTCGTCCTGGAGCGGGTCGCCAACGGCCGTCCCGAGCGCAGCCTCGTGCTCACCGGGCTGCGCGGCGTCGGCAAGACCGTCCTGCTCAACGCGCTGCGGGGCGCAGCCGTGCGCAAGGGCTGGGGCACCGGCAAGCTCGAGGCCCGACCCGGCCAGGGACTCCGTCGTCCGCTGAGCAGCGCGCTGCACCAGGCGGTGCGCGAGCTCGGGCACCGCGACGAGGACTCGGTCGACCACGTCCTCGGCGTCATCAAGTCGTTCGCGCACCGCGACTCCGGCGCAGGGGCCAAGCTCAAGGACCAGTGGAGCCCCGGCATCGACGCCGCCGCCGTCCGCGGTCGCGCCGACTCCGGCGACATCGAGATCGACCTCGTCGAGCTCTTCACCGACCTCGGCGGACTCGCCGCCGACGTCGGCAAGGGCATCGGCATCTTCATCGACGAGATGCAGGACCTCGGTCCGGACGACGTGTCCGCGCTGTGCGCCGCCTGCCACGAGCTCAGCCAGTCGGGCCTGCCCGTCATCGTCGTCGGTGCCGGCCTCCCGCACCTGCCCGCCGTGCTGAGCGCGAGCAAGTCCTACAGCGAGCGGCTCTTCCGCTACCAGCGCATCGACCGGCTCTCCCGCGAGGCCGCCGACCGCGCGCTGGAGGCGCCCGCCGCGGACGAGGACGCGGCCTACGACCCGGACGCGCTCGCCGCGATGTACGACGCCACCGGCGGCTACCCCTACTTCATCCAGGCCTACGGCAAGGCCGTGTGGGACCTCGCGCCACGCTCGCCGATCACCGCCGCCGACGTCGCCGTCGCCGCGCCCGAGGCCGAGTCCGAGCTCGCCGTCGGCTTCTTCGGCTCACGCTACGAGCGTGCGACGCCGGGGGAGCGGGACTACCTGATGGCGATGGCCGACGTCGCGCTGACCCAGGCCGGTGCCGGCGGCGACGAGGACTCCGTCCCCAGCTCCGACGTCGCCGCGTCCCTCGGCAAGAAGCCCCAGTCGCTCTCCCCGGCCCGCGACTCGCTGCTCAAGAAGGGTCTCGTCTACTCCGGTGAGCGGGGCCGGATCGCCTTCACCGTCCCGCACTTCGGGCGCTACCTCCGCGAGCGCGGCTGA
- a CDS encoding adenylate/guanylate cyclase domain-containing protein, which produces MGHAEPDAGPDTVRALGAFLLGEEPSLTRVEVAERAGVPLDLAVTLWHQLGFPHRADDDVAFVEGDVEALRLSAELVQIGILPPESQAALVRTWGRSYARLAEWQTSLLAGLAADGGDPADPAAGLAGLTGLAGDVLPRVEALQSYVWRRHLASAAEHLLDDASTLTASESQLSVCFVDIVGYTTQSRSLDGAALVQWVDGFEQETTALVVDHGGQVIKTIGDEVLFTVADPAAAVAVALGLAARGADEDDPFPAVRAGIAHGAVVRRLGDVFGSTVNAASRLTSAARPGSVLVDAGVHEALDSKDGEDGSEDDGEAPWRFRRARRISAKGFTHLEAWRVRPRVTGT; this is translated from the coding sequence GTGGGCCACGCCGAACCGGACGCCGGGCCCGACACCGTTCGAGCGCTCGGCGCATTCCTGCTGGGCGAGGAGCCGAGCCTGACCCGCGTCGAGGTCGCCGAGCGCGCCGGCGTGCCGCTCGACCTCGCGGTCACGCTCTGGCACCAGCTCGGCTTCCCGCACCGTGCCGACGACGACGTCGCGTTCGTCGAGGGCGACGTGGAGGCGCTGCGCCTGTCGGCCGAGCTGGTCCAGATCGGGATCCTGCCGCCGGAGTCGCAGGCCGCGCTCGTCCGCACCTGGGGTCGCAGCTACGCCCGGCTCGCGGAGTGGCAGACCAGCCTGCTCGCGGGGCTGGCCGCCGACGGCGGCGACCCGGCCGACCCGGCAGCCGGGCTGGCCGGCCTCACCGGTCTCGCCGGCGACGTGCTCCCGCGCGTCGAGGCGCTGCAGAGCTATGTCTGGCGCCGGCACCTCGCCAGCGCGGCGGAGCACCTGCTCGACGACGCCAGCACCCTCACCGCCTCCGAGTCGCAGCTGTCGGTCTGCTTCGTCGACATCGTCGGCTACACCACCCAGAGCCGCAGCCTCGACGGCGCCGCGCTCGTGCAGTGGGTCGACGGCTTCGAGCAGGAGACCACCGCGCTCGTCGTCGACCACGGCGGGCAGGTCATCAAGACGATCGGCGACGAGGTCCTGTTCACCGTCGCCGACCCGGCCGCCGCCGTGGCGGTCGCGCTCGGGCTGGCCGCCCGGGGAGCCGACGAGGACGACCCCTTCCCGGCGGTGCGGGCCGGCATCGCCCACGGGGCCGTCGTACGACGCCTCGGCGACGTGTTCGGCTCGACGGTCAACGCCGCCTCCCGCCTGACCTCGGCCGCCCGACCCGGCAGCGTGCTGGTCGACGCGGGCGTCCACGAAGCGCTGGACAGCAAGGACGGCGAGGATGGCAGCGAGGACGACGGCGAGGCACCGTGGCGGTTCCGGCGCGCCCGCCGCATCTCGGCCAAGGGATTCACCCACCTCGAGGCCTGGCGCGTGAGGCCACGGGTGACGGGCACATGA
- a CDS encoding UBP-type zinc finger domain-containing protein: protein MTAGIDPEAGPSGTGCKECDNAGGWWVHLRRCAQCGHIGCCDSSPAQHATAHYEATGHPVVQSFEPGEDWFWDYSRSVGVPGPRLADPQSRPDEQTVPGPVDRVPDDWRDHVH from the coding sequence ATGACGGCAGGCATCGATCCCGAAGCAGGCCCCTCCGGCACCGGGTGCAAGGAGTGCGACAACGCGGGTGGCTGGTGGGTGCACCTGCGCCGGTGCGCCCAGTGCGGGCACATCGGGTGCTGCGACTCCAGCCCCGCCCAGCACGCGACCGCGCACTACGAGGCGACCGGCCACCCGGTGGTGCAGAGCTTCGAGCCGGGTGAGGACTGGTTCTGGGACTACAGCCGCTCCGTGGGCGTGCCCGGCCCCCGGCTGGCCGATCCGCAGAGCCGGCCCGACGAGCAGACCGTCCCCGGCCCGGTCGACCGGGTGCCGGACGACTGGCGCGACCACGTCCACTAG
- a CDS encoding arginine deiminase → MVTTPHGADSEVGRLATVMLHRPGNELKRLTPRNNDRLLFDGIPWVSRAQEEHDAFADTLRNRGVEVLYLTELLTETLESEMARNHAITSALSGLHLGDTMRRYLAQALRDLSPAELTDVLTAGIRNDEVKGGHGLVTSLLDPHDFLIDPLPNLLFTRDSSVWVRDRVAVTSLAMPARKRETQLTELIYTEHPRFAGTRKIHGWHNEHVEGGDVLLLAPGVIAVGVGERTTPAGVERLARQVFHADLAHTVLAVPIAQERATMHLDTVCTMVDVDKVVMYPNVADNLRAVTVTLDDPGSGESDLTLSVSDSEPFLVAAAKAMQIDTLHQIDTGLDPVTAEREQWDDGNNTLALAPRVAVAYERNDETNDRLEDAGIEVVRIAGSELGSGRGGPRCMSCPISREPLHED, encoded by the coding sequence ATGGTCACCACCCCTCACGGAGCCGACAGCGAGGTCGGCCGCCTGGCCACCGTCATGCTCCACCGCCCCGGCAACGAGCTGAAGCGGCTCACGCCCCGCAACAACGACCGCCTGCTCTTCGACGGCATCCCGTGGGTCAGCCGGGCGCAGGAGGAGCACGACGCGTTCGCGGACACGCTGCGCAACCGTGGCGTGGAGGTGCTCTACCTGACCGAGCTGCTCACCGAGACGCTCGAGAGCGAGATGGCCCGCAACCACGCGATCACGAGCGCGCTGTCGGGGCTGCACCTCGGTGACACCATGCGGCGCTACCTCGCGCAGGCACTGCGCGACCTCTCGCCGGCCGAGCTGACCGACGTGCTGACCGCGGGCATCCGCAACGACGAGGTCAAGGGCGGGCACGGGCTGGTCACCAGCCTGCTCGACCCGCACGACTTCCTCATCGACCCGCTGCCCAACCTGCTCTTCACCCGCGACTCCAGCGTGTGGGTGCGCGACCGCGTGGCCGTCACCAGCCTCGCGATGCCGGCGCGCAAGCGCGAAACCCAGCTGACGGAGCTGATCTACACCGAGCACCCGCGCTTCGCCGGCACCCGCAAGATCCACGGCTGGCACAACGAGCACGTGGAGGGCGGCGACGTCCTGCTCCTGGCGCCGGGAGTGATCGCCGTCGGCGTCGGGGAGCGTACGACGCCCGCCGGCGTCGAGCGGCTCGCCCGCCAGGTCTTCCACGCCGACCTCGCCCACACCGTGCTCGCGGTGCCGATCGCCCAGGAGCGGGCGACGATGCACCTCGACACCGTCTGCACGATGGTCGACGTCGACAAGGTCGTGATGTACCCCAACGTCGCCGACAACCTCCGCGCGGTGACGGTGACGCTCGACGACCCGGGCTCGGGCGAGTCCGACCTCACCCTGAGCGTCAGCGACTCCGAGCCCTTCCTCGTCGCCGCGGCCAAGGCGATGCAGATCGACACGCTCCACCAGATCGACACCGGCCTCGACCCGGTCACCGCCGAGCGCGAGCAGTGGGACGACGGCAACAACACCCTGGCCCTCGCGCCGCGGGTGGCGGTCGCCTACGAGCGCAACGACGAGACCAACGACCGGCTCGAGGACGCCGGAATCGAGGTCGTCCGGATCGCCGGCTCCGAGCTGGGGTCGGGTCGTGGCGGCCCGCGCTGCATGAGCTGCCCGATCTCGCGCGAGCCGCTGCACGAGGACTGA
- a CDS encoding cyclic nucleotide-binding domain-containing protein produces the protein MTESILDALDPADVRRVLAAGRALTLPQGWSPIAEKTPADKAYLITEGEVSVRKGGVEIATLGPGSVVGEGAIVNRTLRSATVVALTPLKVVHFTRDTIEDLVEQVPSFGTALRAAVAGRLEGG, from the coding sequence ATGACCGAATCGATCCTGGACGCCCTCGACCCCGCCGACGTCCGGCGGGTGCTCGCGGCGGGTCGCGCGCTGACGCTCCCGCAGGGCTGGTCGCCCATCGCCGAGAAGACCCCCGCCGACAAGGCGTACCTCATCACCGAGGGCGAGGTGTCGGTCCGCAAGGGCGGCGTCGAGATCGCCACCCTCGGCCCCGGGTCCGTCGTGGGCGAGGGCGCGATCGTCAACCGCACGCTCCGCTCGGCCACCGTCGTCGCGCTGACACCGCTCAAGGTCGTCCACTTCACCCGTGACACGATCGAGGACCTCGTCGAGCAGGTCCCGTCCTTCGGCACCGCGCTCCGCGCCGCCGTGGCGGGGCGCCTCGAGGGAGGCTGA
- a CDS encoding DUF5926 family protein has product MAKKSRNRTQSAPAAGEVGPRQPCPCGSGKRYKACHGAAGGAAPTFVARPFEGMPSECDVIALRELVPAATAPLTLKEGDRTVRLTTLLPGAAPAMVRESGDIWLGLQVQHSYGNPARDLGAVLEAALATEEPGIVGLMTAPGDGPSIQDLISDSSLDITVHDGFEYWIDDIPERDATMEAALEQANGGVMPTSRLTSVEAAYWTNVGTKEHLRWVMPHPEDELLDALARLHAAGKDSVAEDSRFVGMFRAHGLLAPVWDLPVGTGAEVLEEPAARFAADLDEALKGGELSAAERSARAGLANRQVTIR; this is encoded by the coding sequence ATGGCCAAGAAGTCCCGCAACCGCACCCAGTCCGCACCCGCCGCCGGCGAGGTCGGCCCCCGCCAGCCCTGTCCGTGCGGCTCGGGCAAGCGCTACAAGGCCTGCCACGGTGCGGCCGGCGGCGCAGCACCCACCTTCGTCGCCCGTCCCTTCGAGGGCATGCCGAGCGAGTGCGACGTCATCGCGCTGCGTGAGCTGGTCCCGGCTGCCACGGCCCCGCTCACGCTGAAGGAGGGCGACCGGACCGTCCGCCTCACCACCCTGCTTCCCGGCGCCGCGCCGGCGATGGTGCGCGAGTCGGGTGACATCTGGCTCGGCCTGCAGGTCCAGCACTCCTACGGCAACCCGGCCCGCGACCTGGGCGCCGTCCTCGAGGCCGCGCTGGCCACCGAGGAGCCCGGCATCGTCGGCCTGATGACCGCGCCCGGCGACGGCCCCAGCATCCAGGACCTGATCAGCGACTCCAGCCTCGACATCACCGTGCACGACGGCTTCGAGTACTGGATCGACGACATCCCCGAGCGCGACGCGACCATGGAGGCGGCGCTCGAGCAGGCCAACGGCGGCGTGATGCCCACCAGCCGGCTGACGTCGGTCGAGGCGGCGTACTGGACCAACGTCGGCACCAAGGAGCACCTGCGCTGGGTCATGCCCCACCCCGAGGACGAGCTGCTCGACGCGCTCGCCCGCCTGCACGCGGCCGGCAAGGATTCCGTGGCCGAGGACTCCCGGTTCGTCGGCATGTTCCGCGCGCACGGTCTCCTCGCGCCGGTCTGGGACCTCCCGGTCGGCACGGGCGCCGAGGTGCTGGAGGAGCCCGCCGCGAGGTTCGCCGCGGACCTGGACGAGGCCCTGAAGGGCGGGGAGCTGAGCGCAGCCGAGCGGTCGGCGCGTGCAGGACTCGCCAACCGTCAGGTCACGATCCGGTAA
- a CDS encoding glycerophosphodiester phosphodiesterase family protein has translation MRRTPRARRDRTAVDRPQVVAHRGSSHETAEHTLAAYVKALDEGAEALECDVRLTADGHLVCMHDRNLRRTTATPGIVSTMNLAELDELDFASWKNPWAELDDDAPARDPDAGKVLTLRKLLEMVADYDRHVELAVETKHPTRYGGLVERRLVEVLGDFGWDRAGSPARVMSFSLSAMNRVRRLAPELDVVMLVEKAHHWPVLRPVIGDDWIIGPGVKELREHPGLGRHLVKAGREIHVWTVNTADDLDLCLDLGVTAVISDRPGYMLELLGS, from the coding sequence ATGCGACGTACGCCGCGCGCCCGCCGCGACCGGACGGCCGTGGACCGGCCGCAGGTCGTGGCCCACCGGGGCAGCAGCCACGAGACGGCCGAGCACACGCTCGCTGCCTACGTGAAGGCGCTCGACGAGGGCGCCGAGGCCCTGGAGTGCGACGTCCGGCTGACCGCCGATGGACACCTCGTGTGCATGCACGACCGCAACCTGCGGCGTACGACGGCCACGCCCGGGATCGTGTCGACGATGAACCTCGCGGAGCTCGACGAGCTCGACTTCGCCTCGTGGAAGAACCCGTGGGCCGAGCTCGACGACGACGCCCCCGCCCGCGACCCGGACGCCGGCAAGGTGCTCACGCTGCGCAAGCTGCTCGAGATGGTGGCCGACTACGACCGCCACGTCGAGCTCGCCGTGGAGACCAAGCACCCCACCCGCTACGGCGGACTGGTCGAGCGGCGCCTGGTCGAGGTGCTCGGCGACTTCGGGTGGGACCGGGCCGGGTCACCGGCGCGGGTGATGAGCTTCTCCCTCAGCGCCATGAACCGGGTGCGCCGGCTCGCGCCCGAGCTCGACGTCGTGATGCTGGTCGAGAAGGCGCACCACTGGCCCGTGCTGCGCCCGGTCATCGGCGATGACTGGATCATCGGCCCCGGGGTCAAGGAGCTGCGCGAGCATCCCGGGCTCGGTCGGCACCTGGTCAAGGCCGGGCGCGAGATCCACGTGTGGACGGTCAACACCGCCGACGACCTCGACCTCTGCCTCGACCTCGGCGTCACCGCGGTCATCAGCGACCGGCCGGGCTACATGCTGGAGCTGCTGGGGAGCTGA